TACCTAGAAAATGAGCCGCTTCATGTCTAGAAATGCGCTCTTGATAATCAGGAAAAACCACAGAGAATCCACCAATGGCTGCCTGGAGAAGTCTGCAATTAATGACAGACATCAATTTGATCATCCTCTTTTACAGAACAGAACAAGTTAAGGATAGGAAAGGAACATATGAAGTATGAGATATCTGCATGGACATTATTAAGATAATAAGTACTTACCCAGGTGAAACGCTACCCACGGCCAACACCACTAAAGAGATACTTCCAACCAGGTATGGCACGAAGAAGCCCCAGTCCTTCAATAAAAGCATGGTTAAATATCTCAAAAGAACCAGAATTCCCCTACTTTAAAtttagggggcgtttggttgggggtatttaggaaagggaaagagaatcAAAAGGAGTgattccctttgttgttgtttgtaatGTTATTTCAATCATTCTGTTTACCCCTTGATTCCCCCAAATCCCTCTATATTGATTCCCCACCCCCCCTAAGGTATTGGCATTCCCTTTCCCTAAGCCACCATATACCCTCAACGCACCACCACATCCACCATGACCAACTCATAACACCACCTCCCTCCACCTGAGCCACGCTAACTGTCAACCTACCCTCGTCGTCGAACCACCGTTGACCACCCATCGTTCGCAATAGGAGGAGTCGAGAGGGAATCGCGGGCCAGTGGCTGGTGGACGGGTGGCGTCGATTGGTTGGGAGAGAGGGAGTCGCGGGTCTGGTGTTGGTGGACTGGTCGGCGAGTTTGGGGTTGGTGGGTCGGCGACGATTGGTTCGGGGGGAGAAGGAGTCGCCGGTCTGCTGTTGGTGGACTGGTCGGCGGCGACTGGTTTGGGAGAGAGGGAGTCGCGGGTTTGGGGTTGGTGGGTCAGCGGCGATTGGTTCGGGTGAGAGAGGGAGTCGTCGATCTGGGGTTGGTGGACTGGTTGGCGGCAATTGGTGGGGTGGTGGACTGGTTGGCGGCGATTGGTGTGGGTGGTGGGCTGGTGGTGGACTGGTGGTGAATTTTTTAGGGTTTCCTTGGATTTGttcaaacaaacaactcttgcaatctAAGGGATTTACATTCCATTCCATTCCAAACCCTTTCTTGattccattccctttaccccgTGTCTACCAAACGGCCCCTTAAGAAATTGTGCACAACTGCCCACATTTACTGTCCATCACAACTTCAAAAAGGTTGTTACTTGTTAGTCATGTAAATTATGCAGGAATATTTATCAGTGGACATATGGAGGTTGTAACCTTTTGACACCGAAGATGCTAATTGTTTTCGTTCTTGACCAAGTAAGTAATGGAGATAAAAGGATGCAATTTACCCCTGGAAGTTGGCCAGCGAGAACTGCCACGAATCCTGTTGTGCCAACCACCGTAGCCAAAAAAGCTGCCTGCATGACTGAAAATTATCATTTTAAAATCTCCCAACACATAGTTCATTCAATACTAGAACCATCATGATGTGCATAGGTAACAATGAGTGAATGACTATAAGCTTCAAGCTAAGAGCCGGACCTAGCCAATGGAAGAAAGAAATTCAAGgcatataaatttttatttctgCTGCAATTCTAAACATAGCATGCCATAAGAATCCCAAAGTACCCTTCTCAAAAGATGGGTGAACCGATTCACTTACATCATTTCTTACGCTTGGTATAGCTAGATTCTCAGCATTCTTTATCCCAAGAGTTGTCAGCTCCCTGAGTGAGGTCTGTACATTACAAATGCACAGAATGACTTTTCTTGAAGCAGCATTTGCTGATTTAGCCATTtattgaacataatatacttaCTGAGCGACGAGAGATACGCGGCTGAGAGCTCCACCTTTTGGCCCAACCAACTTCGCTTAACTGATCAAGAGCATCCTTCACACCATCACTGTCTTTCTGCATCACAATGTGTTTTTACATCCTTGCAATTTGCAAATACTAATCATCATTCTATCAGGTATAACAACTTGATCATACAAACATGAGAATATTTGATTTGTTGATATTTATACTAGAAATCACCAAACAAGCTGACAAATCGTGACCTTAAGCATAACATTCTTGAAAGATAAACCCACATAAACAGTGCTCTCATACCCAATTAATATCAGTTCTTAAGGAGTTTAAGACCTCAATTTCAGCCAAATCCATAACCTAAATACAGAAATTTGAAACCCTAGAGCCAAACCCAGCTAGACAATGTGACTTTGTGAGTAGTAAATCAGTTAAATCACAACAAATTTATACAGACCCAGAAAAATCAGAGAACAATTTCCGATACTGGGTGATTCTGGAATACattcaaattcaattcaatcgcAAGGATATAGGAGAGAGAGAAGAAGGATGAACCTTATCAAGAGCGGATTGAAGAGTATTGAAATCAACAGAAGGAAGAGCATTAGCAGTAGAAGAAGAGGATTTGATGATAGTGAGGCGTTTCGTGCAACAAAACCATTTCTTGCTAACTAATGCAGCAACGCCACCCACTGCAACTGCTGACATCCTTGTTTTCACACTGCACTTCAACACCAGACCCTCAGATTTCTCAGATAAGGTTCTGTTTTCGCGCCACTACTAACTGCTAATCTGCTATAACTCAATTTCACCAACTTTCATtttattcttcttttttttcccaTTTACTCACTCACTTGATGAACTCTCGTTATATTCATTCCTCCCTATGTGGATGAAATTAAGTATGTGTAAGTTGATCACCCACGTATTTAAATGGTTAAATCCAcggttaaaaaataataatgtcatcaaaacattccaCGTATTTAAATCAACGgctaagagcaactccaatggtgggCTACAAAGTGATGTAGCTAAGTTTGCCACATCATATTTCTAGCTACAATTAATTTCAGCTATAAACTTTCACATTGGTGGGCTACACTCTCTTGTAGCtccctataatatttaattcatatatttccccttttattttttgagcTACCTGCCCAAAATAGCTACAATGTTTTAGTGGATGTTGATGTCATTATTACAACAACGGTGGACTACCTGCTCATATATTCTTTTAATTCGTGAGCAGGTCCATTTTgcaaccattggagttgctctaaagAAGAATAATTATCGTCAAAAAAATATTTCACGTAATCAAGTAATTATAAAATTGACGTTAAAAAAATTACgaagtaaataaaaatatttcacGTAATCacaaaaacataaaattgttGTTAAGTACTTCGTATCTTGTTTTTAGTCGAACTTTGTGATAATTAACTTCTcgaaattattttgttaagtatTGTACTCAACTACAGAGCAGAACTTTAATTTCACCAATATTTTAAAAACATCATTAACTTCATTTGTTTAACGAAAagtcaatttttttaatattgacTTTGTTTTCCACCAACATTTTGCGCATGTTGTACACTCCTACGGTCCTACCAAAATTCCCACGCgccttttttttgtttcttgttccttttttatatatatatatataatccacAATATCGGTGGCCTATAGtcccttaattttttttctcaacATTTTTGCAATCACTAGATTGCGTTGAAATTGATGCTGAATAATTGGGTAATGCATTCAAATATATTCTTCAATTTCAATGAAATTAATGGTTATAAATAGTATAATCCACCTTACTGTGTTGTGACTAGTGATTGAATGATTCTTAAAGAGAACTTCTGAAACTGCAATAGTTCTACCGAATAAGCTATTAGAGAACCTAATTTACGACACAAAGGTGTGaaatttattgtttaaactTGACTTGTTTTAAAAGTCGTTTAGTTGTCATGACTACGCACGAGTATTAATTATTTACAAACATGCATGTAGTTGTTGCTCCCTCCATCCCTTTTAAATTTTTACAttcagtattttttttttggtgcaaactGGGAGTCAATTTACCATAAAAAAGAATGTTTAGGGAGGTTTGTCCACCTCAATTACAGCAGAAATAAAGTCTGGTGACATATCCCATAAAATAACTTGGTTACACACGACATTAGTAGTTCTACAGTGCTTAGCTAAGCAATCTGCTAATCCGTTCCCATCTCGCTGTTCATACTCCAGTTTCAAAGATTTATTCCTTCTCATAAGGTCCCTGCAATTTTGTACAATCAATTAAGTAATTAGCATCCCGAGCTATTGTATCATTGAGGATCGCATCAATGGCATTTTTTGAGTCTGAACAGATGATGATATTCGTTAAACTTCTTGCTTCAATCTGTTTGCAAACCCATCTGAATTGCTCGAATTTCTCCTG
This genomic stretch from Spinacia oleracea cultivar Varoflay chromosome 3, BTI_SOV_V1, whole genome shotgun sequence harbors:
- the LOC110787249 gene encoding uncharacterized protein isoform X1, coding for MSAVAVGGVAALVSKKWFCCTKRLTIIKSSSSTANALPSVDFNTLQSALDKKDSDGVKDALDQLSEVGWAKRWSSQPRISRRSTSLRELTTLGIKNAENLAIPSVRNDAAFLATVVGTTGFVAVLAGQLPGDWGFFVPYLVGSISLVVLAVGSVSPGLLQAAIGGFSVVFPDYQERISRHEAAHFLVAYMLGLPILSYSLDIGKEHVNLVSDKLEKLIYSGQLDSKELDRLAVVSMAGLAAEGLTYDKVIGQSADLFSLQRFMNRSTPQISKDQQQNLTRWAVLLAASLLKNNKAAHEALMAQMSNKATVLDCIKAIEMAS
- the LOC110787249 gene encoding uncharacterized protein isoform X2 — translated: MQKDSDGVKDALDQLSEVGWAKRWSSQPRISRRSTSLRELTTLGIKNAENLAIPSVRNDAAFLATVVGTTGFVAVLAGQLPGDWGFFVPYLVGSISLVVLAVGSVSPGLLQAAIGGFSVVFPDYQERISRHEAAHFLVAYMLGLPILSYSLDIGKEHVNLVSDKLEKLIYSGQLDSKELDRLAVVSMAGLAAEGLTYDKVIGQSADLFSLQRFMNRSTPQISKDQQQNLTRWAVLLAASLLKNNKAAHEALMAQMSNKATVLDCIKAIEMAS